In Anopheles gambiae chromosome 2, idAnoGambNW_F1_1, whole genome shotgun sequence, a single window of DNA contains:
- the LOC1269884 gene encoding uncharacterized protein LOC1269884 isoform X2, producing the protein MSAQGGSLGAPTLGDRRSPYIGGYPDIQQQQQQQHPHHHHQQQQQQSYQQLQNPHHDYHRGVLHPEAAAGYLDVKQQQQLQKGYAKQAAAGQQQQPQQQQQQQRSAAGATAGGRAAAGAPTGFNSQSMVAAAGGQQGNMDVGYNPQMNNMAMHSQSSWNQMNGMNQMGGMGGQMNGMNQMGGGGGGGGGAGGGVGGAGGMGPMGQMGGGGATGGMVPGMGQMGGGGGGTGGGAGGGYGRHHQQMNPMAQMMNMGMGMGGGGGGGGGQMGLGGAGGMNGMAAAQMGGMNPLSQMNQMSPMSKMQGMANGYPQHPRRMAPYPNPQMQMAQKRSMYGMGQGQGMPGAGGPFPPHQAAAAAAAAAAAGVPLPMQASAGYGRHHGPMGPMNYRGGPPMMQQRQNTPPYGGPGVGPVGAPVGPGALMGHQQQQHQQQQQQQQQQQQQQQHHPQHQQHQQQQTQQQQQQYYNTGYQNMQGYQPDIRMNFQHSPVPGNPTPPLTPASSMTPYISPNPDVKPNNLPQKDEELRLTFPVRDGILLPPFRLEHNLAVSNHVFQLKSTVYNTLMCRPDLELQLKCFHHEDRQMNTNWPASVQVSANSTPLEIDRGDNKNTHRPLYLKQVCQPGRNTIQITVSTCCCSHLFVLQLVHRPSVNHVLHTLLKRNLLSAEHAVAKIKRTFAVNHTTNPNQPLGGGPDKDPLAADASATSAKVSLKCTLTTKRITLPARGHDCKHIQCFDLEAYLALNCERGNWRCPVCSKPALTEGLEIDQYMWAILNTLNSSNTPNGMDTEEVIIDAQANWRAVKPPGSVNNPNIGGSLNPQQPSQQQQQQQQQHPQQHQQQQPPPMQQQQHQQQQQPPVPSEPSGGNARGAGTPGLPVIKPDPDGVDAKHFNKVMSPGSTSLPTWDNMNAMSPYMSPDMSSIASGSMMGSNYNRTPQYDSYGNAIIKQEPGTNPGSAGGPGSVGNNNGPGTPGGGGGGGNGGEFHAGNPLAHLSDSVNSLDPLNAMEKSLNDQMPHTPHTPHTPGGGNSSGHPMTPGGPPSVPPANDINNTSNPQQQSTGSNSGGNANGQPNGGSSSTVNGNMSHSPGHAGHGNSMQQLHSPQQQQQHLGLGPNNPAANIMNSPQSLMNSPQNMMNSPQSMMQQQQQQQQQNLLSMGSMMGQQQQQQQQSHQNALAGLTDVDLPADLNFDPAAVIEGEGGNDLNLLPDNGIVDPMELLSYLDPPDLNTPPSSGSSNNANSDDILAALFD; encoded by the exons ATGAGTGCCCAGGGGGGCTCCCTAGGGGCTCCAACATTGGGTGATCGTCGATCTCCTTACATTGGAGGCTATCCCGacatacagcagcagcagcagcagcagcacccccaccatcaccatcagcaacaacagcagcaaagctATCAACAGTTGCAGAATCCTCATCACG ATTACCATCGGGGAGTGCTGCACCCGGAAGCGGCGGCCGGCTATTTGGacgtgaagcagcagcagcagctccagaaAGGATACGCTAAACAGGCAGCTGCGggccaacagcaacaaccacaacaacagcagcagcagcagcgatcgGCAGCTGGAGCGACAGCCGGTGGACGAGCAGCTGCCGGTGCGCCAACAGGTTTCAACAGTCAAAGTATGGTGGCAGCGGCCGGCGGGCAGCAGGGCAACATGGACGTCGGCTACAATCCACAG atgaaTAACATGGCGATGCATTCGCAGTCGTCGTGGAATCAGATGAACGGCATGAACCAAATGGGCGGCATGGGTGGCCAGATGAACGGCATGAACCAGAtgggtggtggcggcggtggaggcGGAGGCGCCGGAGGTGGTGTCGGTGGCGCCGGCGGCATGGGACCGATGGGTCAGATGGGTGGCGGCGGTGCGACCGGTGGCATGGTGCCCGGCATGGGCCAGatgggcggcggtggcggtggcactGGTGGCGGTGCGGGCGGTGGATACGGCCGGCACCATCAGCAGATGAACCCGATGGCGCAGATGATGAACATGGGCATGGGTATGGGCggaggcggcggtggcggcggtggccagATGGGGCTGGGCGGTGCGGGCGGTATGAACGGGATGGCGGCGGCCCAGATGGGCGGCATGAACCCGCTCAGCCAGATGAACCAGATGTCGCCGATGTCGAAGATGCAGGGCATGGCGAACGGGTACCCGCAGCACCCGCGAAGGATGGCCCCCTACCCGAACCCCCAGATGCAGATGGCCCAGAAGCGGTCGATGTACGGGATGGGCCAGGGGCAGGGTATGCCGGGCGCGGGTGGACCCTTCCCGCCGCATcaggcggcggcagcggcagccgctgcagcagccgccgGCGTTCCCTTGCCGATGCAGGCCAGCGCCGGGTACGGGCGGCATCATGGGCCGATGGGTCCGATGAACTATCGCGGCGGACCGCCGATGATGCAGCAGCGACAGAACACGCCACCGTACGGTGGACCGGGCGTTGGACCGGTAGGAGCACCCGTAGGCCCTGGAGCGCTGATgggccaccagcagcagcagcaccagcagcagcagcaacagcagcagcagcaacagcagcagcaacagcatcatccccagcaccagcagcaccagcagcagcagacgcaacagcaacagcagcagtattaCAACACGGGCTACCAGAACATGCAGGGCTACCAGCCGGACATTCGCATGAACTTCCAGCACAGTCCGGTGCCGGGTAATCCTACGCCACCGCTAACGCCCGCCTCTTCCATGACGCCCTACATCAGCCCCAATCCGGACGTGAAGCCAAACAACCTGCCGCAGA aAGATGAAGAACTGCGGTTGACATTCCCGGTGCGAGACGGCATACTGCTGCCACCGTTCCGGCTCGAGCACAATCTCGCGGTCAGCAACCACGTGTTTCAGCTAAAGTCCACCGTCTACAACACGCTCATGTGCCGGCCGGATCTCGAGCTGCAGCTGAAGTGTTTCCACCACGAGGACCGGCAGATGAACACGAACTGGCCGGCGAGCGTGCAGGTGTCGGCCAACTCGACGCCGCTCGAAATCGACCGGGGCGACAACAAGAACACGCACCGGCCGCTCTACCTGAAGCAGGTCTGCCAGCCGGGCCGCAACACGATCCAAATCACCGTCAGCACCTGCTGCTGT TCCCATCTGTTCGTGCTACAGCTGGTGCATCGGCCGTCGGTAAACCATGTGCTGCACACGCTGCTGAAGCGTAACCTCCTGTCCGCGGAGCATGCGGTGGCCAAAATCAAGCGCACCTTTGCCGTCAATCACACAACGAACCCGAACCAACCGCTGGGCGGCGGCCCTGACAAGGATCCGCTTGCGGCGGACGCGTCGGCAACGTCTGCAAAG GTATCACTCAAGTGTACACTAACCACCAAGCGGATAACGTTGCCAGCGCGCGGCCATGACTGCAAGCACATCCAGTGCTTCGATCTGGAGGCCTATCTGGCGCTGAACTGCGAGCGTGGCAACTGGCGGTGTCCGGTGTGCAG TAAACCGGCTCTAACGGAAGGGCTCGAGATCGATCAGTACATGTGGGCGATACTGAACACGCTCAACTCCTCCAACACGCCGAACGGCATGGACACGGAGGAGGTGATCATCGATGCGCAAGCGAACTGGCGAGCGGTCAAACCACCGGGCAGTGTCAATAATCCCAACATTGGAGGCAGTCTCAACCCTCAACAAccgtcgcagcagcagcagcagcagcagcaacaacatccacagcagcatcaacaacaacaaccaccaccgatgcagcagcagcagcaccagcagcaacagcaaccgccCGTACCATCGGAACCGAGTGGCGGCAATGCGCGCGGCGCTGGCACACCCGGCCTGCCCGTGATCAAACCGGACCCGGACGGTGTCGACGCGAAGCACTTCAACAAGGTGATGTCACCTGGATCCACCTCGCTCCCGACCTGGGACAACATGAACGCAATGAGCCCCTACATGAGCCCGGACATGAGCTCGATCGCTAGCGGCAGCATGATGGGTTCCAA CTACAACCGAACGCCCCAGTACGATTCGTACGGCAATGCGATCATCAAGCAAGAACCGGGCACGAACCCCGGATCGGCCGGCGGCCCTGGAAGCGTCGGTAACAATAACGGCCCCGGAACAccgggtggcggtggcggcggtggcaatGGTGGTGAATTCCACGCCGGCAATCCTTTGGCACATCTGAGCGATTCGGTCAACTCGCTCGATCCGCTGAACGCGATGGAGAAATCACTGAACGATCAG ATGCCccacacaccgcacacaccgCACACGCCGGGCGGTGGCAACTCGTCCGGCCATCCGATGACGCCGGGCGGACCGCCAAGCGTACCGCCGGCGAACGACATCAACAACACCTCCAACCCGCAGCAACAGTCCACCGGCAGCAACAGTGGCGGCAACGCGAACGGGCAACCaaacggcggcagcagcagtaccgtgAACGGCAACATGAGCCACAGCCCCGGCCATGCCGGGCATGGCAACAGCATGCAGCAGCTACATTcacctcagcagcagcagcagcatcttggCCTTGGGCCCAACAACCCTGCCGCGAACATCATGAACTCACCGCAAAGTCTCATGAACTCACCGCAGAACATGATGAACTCGCCCCAGAGCAtgatgcagcaacagcagcagcagcagcagcaaaatctcCTCTCAATGGGCTCGATGatgggccagcagcagcagcagcagcagcaaagccaTCAAAATGCGCTGGCCGGTCTTACCGATGTCGATCTGCCGGCAGATCTCAACTTCGATCCGGCCGCCGTCATTGAGGGTGAAGGAGGCAACGATCTTAAC CTACTACCGGACAACGGCATTGTCGATCCGATGGAATTGCTCTCCTATCTCGATCCGCCGGATCTGAACACGCCCCCGTCAAGCGGTTCCAGCAACAACGCCAACAGCGACGACATTCTGGCCGCACTGTTCGACTAA